In Tepidimonas taiwanensis, the following are encoded in one genomic region:
- a CDS encoding uroporphyrinogen-III C-methyltransferase produces the protein MSDAPTLNVPAAEPRPVPRRAGAWVAGAALALAVLAGAVSLWTWQRLARTQEELARRSAEWQAEQATTRALAEQAQATVNELQARLGVAEVKLSEVALQRAQLEELMRSVSRSRDDALVQELEAALRLAVQQSQLTGSIQPVVTALQVAQQRIERAAQPRLNPVQRAIARDLGRIRSAALVDVPALVMRLDELARAVDEWPLRADPPRDEPPVARDEGARRAAPKASEVAPLPAVAAGGEAASVSWWARVQATAIAWGQTAWARLRAAFGDLVRIRRIDVPEAVLLAPEEAYFLRENVRLTLLNARLAVLARQFDSARADVRAVERHLRRYFDIEAPRLRPVLQTLDELQRDLRHETLPRPDDTLAALAAAAEGR, from the coding sequence GTGAGCGACGCCCCGACCCTCAACGTTCCCGCTGCCGAGCCGCGCCCCGTGCCGCGGCGGGCGGGGGCGTGGGTGGCGGGCGCTGCCCTCGCGCTCGCGGTGCTCGCGGGGGCGGTGTCGCTGTGGACGTGGCAGCGGCTCGCGCGTACGCAGGAAGAGCTGGCCCGCCGCAGCGCCGAGTGGCAGGCGGAACAGGCGACCACGCGCGCCCTCGCCGAACAAGCGCAGGCCACGGTCAACGAACTGCAGGCCCGCCTGGGCGTTGCCGAGGTCAAGTTGTCGGAAGTCGCACTGCAGCGCGCGCAGCTCGAGGAGTTGATGCGCTCCGTGTCGCGTTCGCGCGACGACGCGCTGGTGCAGGAGCTGGAGGCCGCGCTGCGCCTTGCGGTTCAGCAGAGCCAGCTTACCGGCAGCATCCAGCCCGTGGTCACCGCGCTGCAGGTGGCGCAGCAGCGCATCGAGCGCGCGGCGCAGCCGCGCCTGAACCCGGTGCAGCGGGCCATTGCGCGCGACCTCGGGCGCATTCGCTCGGCGGCGCTGGTGGACGTGCCGGCCCTGGTGATGCGGCTCGACGAGCTCGCCCGCGCGGTGGACGAGTGGCCCCTGCGCGCCGACCCGCCGCGCGACGAGCCGCCCGTGGCGCGGGACGAAGGGGCGCGCCGCGCCGCGCCGAAGGCATCCGAGGTGGCCCCCCTTCCAGCGGTCGCCGCCGGCGGCGAGGCCGCGTCGGTCAGCTGGTGGGCGCGCGTGCAGGCCACGGCGATTGCGTGGGGTCAGACCGCGTGGGCCCGGCTGCGCGCCGCGTTCGGGGATTTGGTGCGCATCCGCCGCATCGACGTGCCCGAGGCGGTGTTGCTCGCACCGGAGGAGGCGTATTTCCTGCGCGAGAACGTGCGGCTGACGCTGCTCAACGCCCGTCTGGCGGTGCTGGCGCGCCAGTTCGACAGCGCGCGCGCCGATGTGCGGGCGGTGGAGCGGCATCTGCGGCGCTACTTCGATATTGAGGCGCCGCGCCTGCGGCCGGTGTTACAGACGCTCGACGAGCTGCAGCGTGACCTGCGGCACGAGACGCTGCCCCGGCCCGATGACACGCTCGCGGCGCTGGCCGCCGCGGCGGAGGGACGCTGA
- a CDS encoding uroporphyrinogen-III synthase, which translates to MSATSATRPTVVVTRPREQAAAWVEALGAAGWPVVALPLIEIAPAVEPAALRTLIDGWRGVDAVLVVSPAAVAVLRQAQVPPPAAPVRCWTPGAGTADALRAWGVAPAAIDQPPPDAAQMDTDALWPVVAPQVRPGWRLRAVRGVSADGYEGRDTLLQRCIERGATVETVTAYRRQGPRWDAAQRQAAERLVGPGAIWLFSSSEAIGYLRALMPGAPWSAARALVTHPRIAAAARALGVGQVVMSRPALPEVVQALESMA; encoded by the coding sequence GTGAGTGCCACCTCGGCCACGCGGCCCACGGTCGTCGTGACACGCCCACGCGAGCAGGCGGCCGCGTGGGTCGAGGCGCTTGGCGCGGCGGGTTGGCCCGTGGTGGCGCTGCCGCTGATCGAGATCGCCCCCGCCGTCGAGCCCGCCGCGCTGCGAACGTTGATCGACGGCTGGCGCGGGGTGGACGCGGTGTTGGTCGTCAGCCCGGCGGCGGTGGCGGTGTTGCGGCAGGCACAGGTGCCGCCGCCCGCGGCACCGGTGCGCTGTTGGACGCCCGGTGCGGGCACGGCGGACGCCCTGCGGGCCTGGGGCGTGGCCCCGGCGGCGATCGATCAGCCCCCGCCCGACGCGGCCCAAATGGATACGGACGCGCTGTGGCCGGTCGTGGCACCGCAGGTGCGGCCGGGCTGGCGTTTGCGCGCGGTGCGGGGGGTCTCCGCCGACGGCTACGAAGGGCGTGACACGCTGCTGCAGCGCTGCATTGAACGCGGCGCCACCGTCGAGACCGTGACCGCCTACCGGCGCCAAGGGCCCCGCTGGGATGCCGCGCAGCGGCAGGCGGCTGAGCGGCTGGTGGGGCCGGGTGCGATCTGGCTGTTCAGCAGCAGCGAGGCGATCGGATACCTGCGGGCGTTGATGCCCGGCGCGCCGTGGTCGGCGGCGCGGGCGCTCGTCACGCATCCCCGCATCGCCGCGGCGGCGCGCGCGCTCGGTGTGGGGCAGGTCGTGATGAGCCGTCCGGCACTACCGGAGGTCGTACAGGCCCTAGAATCGATGGCGTGA
- the hemC gene encoding hydroxymethylbilane synthase, protein MSDAAVPIVASSATTARAAALDLTIATRESRLALWQAEHVRDRLQRLGHRVRLLGMTTRGDQILDRALSKVGGKGLFVKELEVALEEGRADLAVHSLKDVPMALPDGFRLACVMAREDPRDAWVSPHAADLADLPAGAVVGTSSLRRVVLLREAFQRLGRADVRIEPLRGNLDTRLRKLDEGQYHAIVLAAAGLRRLGLQDRIRRVFAPHEMLPAAGQGALGIEIRVERADVAEALAPLADWATWAAVTAERAVSRALGGSCSVPLAAHATWLEAAPAAAGDVRRLHIAAAWGEPEGAGPLLRAEAEAAVGDLAAAEAAGRSVAERLIVQGARVVAAG, encoded by the coding sequence ATGTCCGATGCTGCCGTTCCCATCGTTGCGTCTTCTGCTACGACCGCCCGCGCTGCCGCGCTCGACTTGACGATCGCCACCCGCGAAAGTCGCCTCGCTCTGTGGCAGGCGGAGCACGTGCGCGACCGCCTGCAGCGTCTGGGCCACCGCGTGCGGCTACTCGGGATGACGACGCGCGGGGACCAGATTCTGGACCGGGCGCTGTCCAAGGTGGGCGGCAAGGGGCTGTTCGTCAAGGAGCTCGAAGTCGCGCTGGAGGAGGGGCGGGCCGACCTGGCCGTGCACTCGCTCAAGGACGTGCCGATGGCGCTGCCGGACGGGTTCCGGCTCGCCTGCGTGATGGCGCGGGAGGATCCGCGTGACGCCTGGGTGTCGCCGCACGCGGCGGACCTGGCGGACCTGCCGGCGGGGGCGGTCGTCGGGACGTCGAGCCTGCGCCGCGTCGTCCTGCTGCGGGAGGCCTTCCAGCGGCTGGGGCGCGCCGACGTGCGCATCGAGCCGCTGCGCGGCAACCTCGACACGCGGCTGCGCAAGCTCGACGAGGGGCAGTACCACGCGATCGTGCTGGCGGCGGCTGGTCTGCGCCGGCTGGGACTGCAGGATCGCATCCGGCGCGTGTTCGCGCCGCACGAGATGCTGCCGGCGGCGGGGCAGGGGGCGCTGGGCATCGAAATCCGCGTCGAGCGCGCCGACGTCGCCGAAGCCCTCGCGCCACTGGCGGATTGGGCGACGTGGGCCGCGGTCACGGCCGAGCGGGCCGTCTCGCGCGCGCTGGGGGGCAGTTGCTCGGTACCGCTGGCCGCGCACGCGACGTGGCTGGAGGCGGCCCCGGCGGCCGCCGGTGACGTGCGCCGACTGCACATCGCCGCCGCGTGGGGGGAGCCGGAAGGCGCGGGGCCCCTGTTGCGGGCCGAGGCCGAGGCCGCGGTGGGCGATCTGGCCGCCGCCGAGGCCGCGGGCCGGTCGGTGGCCGAGCGGTTGATCGTCCAGGGGGCACGCGTCGTCGCCGCGGGGTGA
- a CDS encoding LytR/AlgR family response regulator transcription factor, whose amino-acid sequence MGTRVLVVDDEPLARERLRDLLGRLGEPVDVGEAADARSAYARLVSEPWDVALLDVQMPGLDGLGLAALLRGRADAPAVVFVTAHAEHALRAFELDAVDYLTKPVRLERLRQALEKALRWRAAAAARGAGLEGHSGPRAETPAEPDRVGAYLLIHDRGRTERVPIDEVIYLKAELKYLTVRTRERSHIYDGSLHEFERAQPQRWLRIHRNALVARDRVRALERVHERGGDGNGEVFDGWVVRLDGVPERLQVSRRQLPLVREALLAERVAC is encoded by the coding sequence ATGGGCACGCGGGTATTGGTGGTGGACGATGAGCCGTTGGCGCGCGAGCGGCTGCGCGACCTGCTTGGCCGGCTGGGCGAGCCGGTCGACGTGGGCGAGGCGGCGGACGCCCGCAGCGCCTACGCGCGGCTGGTGAGTGAACCGTGGGACGTGGCGCTGCTGGACGTGCAGATGCCCGGGCTCGATGGGCTGGGGCTGGCGGCGTTGTTGCGCGGGCGCGCCGACGCCCCGGCGGTGGTCTTCGTCACCGCCCACGCGGAACACGCGCTGCGCGCGTTCGAGCTCGACGCGGTGGACTACCTGACCAAGCCGGTGCGGCTGGAGCGCCTGCGGCAGGCGCTGGAGAAGGCACTGCGCTGGCGCGCCGCCGCGGCCGCGCGGGGTGCCGGGCTCGAAGGGCACTCCGGGCCGCGGGCGGAAACCCCGGCGGAGCCGGACCGGGTGGGGGCCTACCTGCTGATCCACGACCGCGGCCGCACCGAACGGGTGCCCATCGACGAGGTGATCTACCTCAAGGCGGAGCTCAAATACCTGACGGTGCGCACGCGCGAGCGCAGCCACATCTACGACGGGTCGCTGCACGAGTTCGAGCGTGCGCAACCGCAGCGCTGGCTGCGCATCCACCGCAACGCGCTCGTGGCGCGCGACCGCGTGCGCGCGCTGGAGCGCGTGCACGAGCGCGGCGGTGACGGGAACGGGGAGGTTTTCGACGGCTGGGTGGTGCGGCTCGACGGCGTGCCGGAGCGGCTGCAGGTGTCGCGTCGCCAGTTGCCGCTGGTACGCGAGGCGCTGCTGGCCGAGCGGGTGGCGTGCTAG
- the argH gene encoding argininosuccinate lyase: protein MTHNQLDAKAHAWSALFAEPMSELVQRYTASVFFDKRLWKADIQGSLAHAEMLAAQGIISAQDWADIQRGLQQIAQEIEAGTFEWKLALEDVHLNIEARLTQLVGDAGKRLHTGRSRNDQVATDVRLWLRDEIDGLIALLRELQGALVDVAERHVDVILPGFTHLQVAQPVSFAHHLLAYVEMFARDEERLRDVRRRTNRLPLGSAALAGTTYPLDRERVARTLGMVDERGEPQLCLNSLDAVSDRDFAIEFTAAASLIMVHISRLSEELILWMSQNFGFIRIADRFTTGSSIMPQKKNPDVPELARGKTGRVVGHLMGLITLMKGQPLAYNKDNQEDKEPLFDTVDTVRDTLRIFVDMIGGERDPATGAKSGGITVNRDAMEAAARRGFATATDLADYLVKKGVPFRDAHETVAAAVRAASERGRDLSELPLADLQAFHPAIGPDVYEVLSLRGSLQARNTVGGTAPAQVQRQIARHRARLGTGA, encoded by the coding sequence ATGACCCACAACCAGCTCGATGCCAAAGCCCACGCCTGGTCGGCCCTGTTCGCCGAACCCATGAGCGAGCTGGTGCAGCGCTACACCGCCAGCGTCTTCTTTGACAAACGGCTGTGGAAAGCCGACATCCAGGGGTCGCTGGCGCATGCCGAGATGCTGGCCGCCCAAGGCATCATCAGCGCGCAGGACTGGGCCGACATCCAGCGCGGATTGCAGCAGATCGCGCAGGAAATCGAAGCCGGCACCTTCGAGTGGAAGCTGGCGCTGGAGGACGTGCACCTCAACATCGAGGCACGGCTGACGCAGCTCGTCGGCGACGCCGGCAAGCGGCTGCACACCGGCCGCAGCCGCAACGACCAAGTCGCCACCGACGTGCGGCTGTGGCTGCGCGATGAAATCGACGGACTCATCGCCCTGCTGCGCGAACTGCAGGGGGCCCTCGTGGACGTGGCCGAACGCCACGTGGACGTGATCCTGCCGGGCTTTACGCACCTGCAGGTGGCGCAGCCGGTGAGCTTTGCCCACCACCTGCTGGCGTATGTCGAGATGTTCGCGCGCGACGAGGAGCGGCTGCGCGACGTGCGCCGGCGCACGAACCGGCTGCCGCTCGGCAGTGCCGCGCTGGCCGGCACTACCTACCCGCTGGACCGCGAGCGCGTGGCGCGCACGCTGGGCATGGTAGACGAACGGGGCGAGCCGCAACTGTGCCTCAACAGCCTGGACGCGGTGAGCGACCGCGACTTTGCCATCGAGTTCACGGCCGCGGCGTCGCTGATCATGGTGCACATCAGCCGCCTGAGCGAGGAGCTGATCCTGTGGATGAGCCAGAACTTCGGCTTCATCCGCATCGCCGACCGCTTCACGACCGGCAGCTCCATCATGCCGCAGAAGAAGAACCCGGACGTGCCGGAACTCGCGCGTGGCAAGACGGGGCGCGTGGTGGGCCACCTGATGGGCCTGATCACGCTGATGAAGGGGCAGCCGCTCGCCTACAACAAGGACAACCAGGAGGACAAGGAGCCGCTGTTCGACACCGTCGACACGGTGCGCGACACGCTGCGTATCTTCGTCGACATGATCGGCGGCGAGCGCGACCCGGCCACGGGGGCCAAGTCCGGCGGCATCACCGTCAACCGCGACGCGATGGAGGCTGCCGCGCGCCGGGGCTTCGCCACCGCCACGGATCTGGCCGACTACCTGGTCAAAAAAGGCGTGCCGTTTCGCGACGCACACGAGACGGTGGCGGCCGCCGTGCGCGCGGCCAGCGAGCGCGGGCGGGACCTGTCCGAGCTGCCGCTGGCGGACCTGCAGGCCTTCCACCCCGCGATCGGGCCGGACGTGTACGAGGTGTTGAGCCTGCGCGGCAGCCTGCAGGCGCGCAACACGGTCGGCGGCACCGCCCCGGCCCAGGTCCAGCGGCAGATCGCGCGCCACCGCGCCCGGCTCGGTACCGGGGCCTGA
- the speE gene encoding polyamine aminopropyltransferase, whose product MQGLHLTADLYDCRGAEGLMTDAAVLAELCRRHTIGVGLTLVDEKWYPFPPYNGQPGGVTGMLLLAESHLAVHTWPERRAVTLDVYVCNFTTDNSAKAEALLREIVAAFEPGRTEIHRLQRGSEQRPPAETILESLNDAGDAVYGYVSSERVLAKRSPYQTIELMRTPRFGLAMRIDGHFMTSEGEEFYYHECLVHPAAVAHGAVRNVLIIGGGDGGAAEEVLKHRGVERVVMAELDGDVVAIAKEHLHAVHRGVFDDPRLEVKIGDGLAFVAETSERFDLILLDLTDPETPAGSLYQEPFFRSLKRILRPGGAVVLHTGTPVFEPEQVRRINTALRAVFEQVHPFGLYVPLYGAYWGFAVASDRLQPRAIDAATLDARVAALPDLQYYNAEVHHALFALPTYYRRLVTPAAGDVRMVEPQPSALQCAQACV is encoded by the coding sequence ATGCAAGGGCTTCATCTGACGGCTGATCTGTACGACTGCCGAGGGGCCGAAGGTCTGATGACCGATGCGGCGGTGCTGGCCGAGCTGTGTCGGCGCCATACGATTGGGGTGGGGTTGACCCTGGTCGATGAGAAGTGGTACCCGTTTCCGCCCTACAACGGACAGCCGGGCGGCGTGACCGGGATGCTGCTGCTGGCGGAGTCGCACCTGGCCGTGCATACGTGGCCCGAGCGCCGCGCCGTAACGCTCGACGTGTACGTGTGCAACTTCACCACCGACAACTCCGCCAAGGCCGAGGCGCTGCTGCGCGAGATCGTCGCGGCGTTCGAGCCCGGCCGCACCGAGATCCACCGGCTGCAGCGCGGCAGCGAGCAGCGCCCGCCCGCGGAGACGATCCTGGAATCGCTCAACGATGCCGGCGATGCCGTGTACGGCTACGTCAGCAGCGAGCGTGTGCTGGCCAAGCGCAGCCCGTATCAGACGATCGAGCTGATGCGCACGCCGCGCTTCGGGCTGGCGATGCGCATCGACGGGCACTTCATGACCTCCGAAGGCGAGGAGTTCTACTACCACGAGTGCCTGGTGCATCCGGCGGCGGTGGCGCACGGGGCGGTGCGCAACGTCCTCATCATCGGGGGCGGCGACGGCGGTGCCGCGGAGGAGGTGCTCAAGCACCGCGGCGTGGAACGCGTCGTGATGGCCGAACTCGACGGCGACGTGGTCGCGATCGCGAAAGAGCACCTGCACGCGGTGCACCGCGGGGTGTTCGACGACCCGCGGCTGGAGGTGAAGATCGGGGACGGGCTGGCCTTTGTCGCCGAAACGTCGGAGCGGTTCGACCTGATCCTGTTGGACCTGACGGACCCGGAGACGCCGGCCGGGTCGCTGTACCAGGAGCCGTTTTTCCGCTCGCTCAAGCGCATTCTCCGTCCGGGGGGCGCGGTGGTGCTGCACACGGGCACGCCGGTGTTCGAGCCCGAGCAGGTGCGGCGCATCAACACCGCGTTGCGCGCGGTGTTCGAGCAGGTGCACCCCTTCGGCCTGTATGTGCCGCTGTACGGGGCGTACTGGGGCTTCGCGGTGGCGTCGGACCGGCTGCAGCCGCGCGCCATCGACGCGGCGACGCTCGACGCGCGCGTGGCGGCGCTGCCCGATCTGCAGTACTACAACGCCGAGGTGCACCACGCGCTGTTTGCGCTGCCCACCTACTACCGCCGCCTGGTGACGCCGGCGGCGGGTGACGTGCGCATGGTCGAGCCGCAGCCGTCCGCGCTGCAGTGTGCGCAGGCGTGCGTGTAA
- a CDS encoding c-type cytochrome yields MKQTLTSTLKTVVASATVLLASVSHAQTAAGDVKAGEAKAAMCIGCHGIPGYQNSFPEIHRVPMISGQTAGYISAALQAYRKGDRKHPTMRGIAGSLTDQDIADLAAFYSAHNAGVTAPEQPKAPPAAVAALLEKGACTSCHGANFSKPIDPSYPKIAGQHADYLFVALKSYNVQGNPYIGRANPIMGGITQQFSNAELKQIANYLATVQGELATKPQPRFR; encoded by the coding sequence ATGAAACAAACGTTGACCTCCACGCTGAAAACCGTTGTCGCAAGCGCGACTGTTCTGTTGGCCTCGGTATCGCACGCCCAAACGGCCGCGGGGGACGTCAAGGCCGGTGAGGCGAAGGCCGCGATGTGCATCGGCTGCCACGGCATCCCGGGGTACCAGAACAGCTTTCCGGAAATCCACCGCGTGCCGATGATTTCGGGCCAGACGGCCGGCTACATCTCCGCCGCGCTGCAGGCGTACCGCAAGGGTGACCGCAAGCACCCGACGATGCGCGGTATCGCGGGGTCGCTGACGGACCAGGACATCGCCGACCTGGCGGCGTTCTACAGCGCGCACAACGCGGGCGTGACCGCGCCCGAGCAGCCCAAAGCGCCGCCCGCCGCGGTGGCCGCGCTGCTGGAAAAGGGTGCCTGCACGTCGTGCCACGGGGCCAACTTTAGCAAGCCCATCGACCCGAGCTATCCGAAGATCGCCGGCCAGCACGCCGACTACCTGTTCGTCGCGCTGAAGTCGTATAACGTGCAGGGCAACCCGTACATCGGCCGCGCCAACCCGATCATGGGCGGCATCACGCAGCAGTTCAGCAACGCCGAACTCAAGCAGATCGCCAACTACCTCGCCACCGTGCAAGGCGAGCTGGCGACCAAGCCGCAGCCGCGCTTCCGCTGA
- a CDS encoding AAA family ATPase encodes MRFTGSDSYVATPDLLLAVNAAIRLQRPLLLKGEPGTGKTMLAEEVARALDMPLLQWHIKSTTKAQQGLYEYDAVSRLRDSQLGDDRVKDIRNYIVKGVLWQAFEADRPVALLIDEIDKADIEFPNDLLRELDRMEFYCYETRELIRARHRPLVFITSNNEKELPDAFLRRCFFHYIKFPDPPTMKQIVDVHFPGLKDALVAAAMRTFFDIRQLPGLKKKPSTSELLDWLRLLAAEDIAPEALQGPDGKLAVPPLVGALLKNEQDLVLFEKLVFMNQRNR; translated from the coding sequence ATGCGATTCACAGGCTCCGACTCCTACGTCGCCACCCCCGACCTCTTGCTTGCGGTCAACGCCGCGATCCGGCTGCAGCGCCCGCTGCTGCTCAAAGGCGAACCCGGCACCGGCAAGACCATGCTGGCCGAGGAGGTCGCGCGCGCGCTCGACATGCCGCTGCTGCAGTGGCACATCAAGTCCACCACCAAGGCCCAGCAGGGGCTGTATGAGTACGACGCGGTCAGCCGCCTGCGCGACAGCCAGCTCGGCGACGACCGCGTCAAGGACATCCGCAACTACATCGTCAAGGGCGTGCTGTGGCAGGCGTTCGAGGCCGACCGCCCCGTGGCGCTGCTGATCGACGAAATCGACAAGGCCGACATCGAGTTCCCCAACGACCTGCTGCGCGAGCTCGACCGCATGGAGTTCTACTGCTACGAGACGCGCGAGCTCATCCGCGCCCGACACCGGCCGCTGGTGTTCATCACCTCCAACAACGAAAAGGAGCTGCCCGACGCGTTCCTGCGCCGCTGCTTCTTCCACTACATCAAGTTCCCCGACCCGCCCACGATGAAGCAAATCGTGGACGTGCACTTCCCGGGCCTGAAAGACGCGCTGGTCGCGGCGGCGATGCGCACCTTTTTCGACATCCGCCAGCTGCCGGGCCTGAAGAAAAAACCCTCCACCTCGGAGCTGCTGGACTGGCTGCGGCTGCTGGCGGCCGAAGACATCGCGCCCGAGGCGCTGCAGGGCCCCGACGGCAAGCTGGCCGTGCCCCCACTGGTCGGCGCACTGCTGAAGAACGAACAGGATCTCGTCCTGTTCGAGAAGCTCGTCTTCATGAACCAGCGCAACCGCTGA
- a CDS encoding vWA domain-containing protein — protein sequence MLTGFFYTLRAAKLPVSVKEYLTLLEALQAGVVGPRNPDACSIDDFYYLARTTLVKDERHYDKFDRAFAAYFHGVEQIADFSKEIPADWLRQTLERLLSEEQKANAPRLEWDELMEELRKRLEEQKERHEGGSKWIGTGGTSPFGHGGHNPQGIRIGGKGGGKSAVKVWEQRSYRDYDDTQELGTRNIKMALRRLRRFAREGSELELDLPGTIRATAANAGCLDIRMVPERHNHVKVLLLMDVGGTMDEHILRVEELFSAARAEFKHLEFYYFHNCVYDYVWKNNRRRFAEKHPTWDVIRKYNKDYKLIFVGDATMSPYEILQPGGSVEYNNEEPGAEWLQRLTHAFPHHVWINPEPQGVWSYRQSIAIIQQLMGGRMFPLTLKGLEDAMRLLSK from the coding sequence ATGCTGACCGGCTTCTTCTACACCCTGCGCGCGGCCAAGCTGCCCGTGTCCGTGAAGGAATACCTGACACTGCTCGAGGCGCTGCAGGCGGGCGTGGTCGGTCCGCGCAACCCGGACGCCTGCTCGATCGACGATTTTTACTACCTGGCGCGCACGACGCTGGTGAAAGACGAGCGGCACTACGACAAGTTCGACCGCGCGTTCGCGGCGTACTTCCACGGCGTCGAGCAGATCGCGGATTTTTCCAAGGAAATCCCGGCCGACTGGCTGCGCCAGACGCTCGAGCGGCTGCTGTCCGAAGAGCAGAAGGCCAACGCCCCGCGCCTGGAGTGGGACGAGCTGATGGAGGAGCTGCGCAAGCGGCTCGAGGAACAGAAGGAGCGCCACGAGGGCGGCAGCAAGTGGATCGGCACCGGCGGCACCAGTCCCTTCGGCCACGGCGGCCACAACCCACAGGGCATCCGCATTGGCGGCAAGGGCGGGGGCAAAAGCGCCGTCAAAGTCTGGGAGCAGCGCAGCTACCGCGACTACGACGACACACAGGAGCTGGGCACGCGCAACATCAAGATGGCGTTGCGGCGGCTGCGGCGCTTTGCGCGCGAGGGCTCGGAGCTGGAACTCGACCTGCCGGGCACCATCCGCGCCACCGCAGCCAACGCGGGCTGTCTGGACATCCGGATGGTGCCGGAGCGCCACAACCACGTGAAGGTGCTGCTGCTGATGGACGTGGGCGGCACGATGGACGAGCACATCCTGCGCGTCGAAGAGCTGTTCTCGGCCGCGCGCGCGGAGTTCAAGCACCTCGAGTTCTACTACTTCCACAACTGCGTCTACGACTATGTGTGGAAGAACAACCGCCGCCGCTTCGCGGAAAAGCACCCCACGTGGGACGTGATCCGCAAATACAACAAGGACTACAAGCTCATTTTCGTCGGGGACGCGACGATGAGCCCCTACGAAATCCTGCAGCCCGGCGGCAGCGTCGAATACAACAACGAGGAACCCGGCGCCGAGTGGCTGCAGCGCCTGACCCACGCGTTTCCGCACCACGTGTGGATCAACCCCGAACCGCAGGGTGTGTGGTCCTACCGGCAGAGCATCGCGATCATCCAGCAGCTGATGGGCGGGCGCATGTTCCCGCTAACGCTCAAGGGCCTGGAAGACGCAATGCGGCTGCTGTCGAAATGA